From Sphingomonas hengshuiensis, one genomic window encodes:
- a CDS encoding agmatine deiminase family protein, protein MTLPPPPEWARHDAVWIGFPSHPELWLEDLEPARAEVAAFAAAVHAGGRGERVILVAADDAAAQAARAIAGDTAEVVVEPFGDIWLRDTAAIVDGAGAGQDFGFNGWGGKYDLPGDDTIGVRLARRRGLSVESHDWVLEGGAIDGDGTGLAVTTEQCLLNPNRNPGLSKADVETRLAADLGYGRVLWLGDGLANDHTDGHVDNLARFIGPNRLLIPEATDNDPNWRVYQDAADRAARFGVEVVRFPSPGRVLNEDGEIIPASYMNFYIGNAAVVVPLYGQPNDDGAVTALEALFPGRAIIGQRADHILTGGGSFHCISQQIPSK, encoded by the coding sequence ATGACTCTGCCCCCCCCGCCCGAATGGGCTCGCCACGATGCCGTCTGGATCGGCTTTCCCAGCCACCCCGAATTGTGGCTGGAGGACCTTGAGCCCGCGCGTGCCGAAGTCGCGGCGTTCGCGGCGGCGGTGCATGCCGGCGGGCGCGGCGAGCGCGTGATCCTGGTCGCCGCCGACGACGCAGCGGCACAAGCGGCACGCGCGATCGCGGGCGATACCGCGGAGGTGGTGGTCGAGCCGTTCGGCGACATCTGGCTGCGCGACACTGCCGCGATCGTGGACGGCGCAGGCGCCGGGCAGGATTTCGGGTTCAACGGCTGGGGCGGCAAATATGATTTGCCCGGCGACGACACCATCGGCGTCCGGCTGGCGCGGCGGCGCGGGCTTTCGGTCGAGAGCCATGACTGGGTGCTCGAAGGCGGCGCGATAGACGGCGACGGCACCGGGCTGGCGGTGACGACCGAGCAATGCCTGCTCAACCCCAATCGCAACCCCGGCTTGAGCAAGGCCGATGTCGAGACGCGGCTGGCGGCGGACCTTGGCTATGGCCGCGTGCTGTGGCTGGGCGATGGGCTGGCCAACGACCATACCGACGGCCATGTCGACAATCTGGCGCGCTTTATAGGCCCCAACCGGCTGCTGATCCCGGAGGCGACCGACAATGATCCCAATTGGCGGGTGTATCAGGACGCAGCAGATCGCGCCGCGCGATTCGGTGTGGAGGTGGTGCGCTTCCCGTCGCCGGGCCGCGTGCTGAACGAGGATGGGGAGATCATCCCCGCCAGCTATATGAACTTCTACATCGGCAACGCGGCAGTGGTCGTTCCGCTTTATGGCCAGCCCAATGACGATGGGGCGGTCACGGCGCTGGAGGCGCTCTTCCCCGGTCGCGCGATTATCGGCCAGCGTGCGGACCATATCCTGACCGGCGGCGGCAGCTTTCACTGCATCAGCCAGCAGATCCCGTCAAAGTAG
- the aguB gene encoding N-carbamoylputrescine amidase, with protein sequence MTEITVGALQLAFTSDIDANIAAVTELVREAAGRGAQVVLPPELFEGEYFCRVEDEGLFANAKPVGQHKAVLAMQALAAELRIHIPTSFFEADGPHHYNSLAMIGPDGKVAGVYRKSHIPDGPGYEEKFYFRPGNTGFKVWEGPAATTLGVGVCWDQWYPETARAMMLMGAELLFYPTAIGNEPHDDSLDTARLWRRAMVGHAVSNVVPVIAANRVGTEHGQTFYGTSFITDERGDILAELDRTETGVITATLDLDRVKRHRAAFGFFRDRRPELYGRLVQDI encoded by the coding sequence ATGACTGAAATCACCGTCGGAGCGCTCCAGCTCGCCTTCACCAGCGATATCGATGCGAATATCGCGGCCGTCACCGAACTCGTCCGCGAGGCCGCGGGCCGCGGCGCACAGGTCGTGCTGCCCCCCGAATTGTTCGAGGGCGAATATTTCTGCCGAGTCGAGGATGAGGGGCTGTTCGCCAATGCGAAGCCGGTCGGCCAGCACAAGGCGGTGCTGGCGATGCAGGCGCTCGCCGCCGAACTGCGCATCCACATCCCGACCAGCTTTTTCGAGGCGGACGGCCCGCATCATTATAACAGCCTCGCGATGATCGGCCCCGACGGCAAGGTCGCGGGCGTCTATCGCAAGAGCCACATCCCCGATGGCCCCGGCTATGAGGAGAAATTCTATTTCCGCCCCGGCAATACCGGGTTCAAGGTGTGGGAAGGCCCCGCCGCGACCACATTGGGCGTCGGAGTGTGCTGGGACCAATGGTATCCCGAAACCGCGCGCGCGATGATGCTGATGGGCGCGGAACTGCTGTTTTACCCGACCGCGATCGGCAACGAGCCGCATGACGACAGCCTCGATACCGCGCGGCTGTGGCGCCGAGCGATGGTGGGGCATGCGGTGTCCAACGTCGTCCCCGTGATCGCGGCAAATCGCGTCGGGACCGAACACGGCCAGACTTTCTACGGCACCAGCTTCATCACCGACGAGCGCGGCGACATCCTGGCCGAGCTGGATCGGACGGAGACCGGCGTCATCACCGCGACGCTCGACCTCGACCGCGTAAAGCGCCACCGCGCCGCCTTCGGCTTCTTCCGCGACCGCCGCCCGGAGCTGTACGGGCGGCTGGTGCAGGACATTTAG
- a CDS encoding IS30 family transposase produces the protein MGRHYRQLSLDERIEICRLHEGGISCRQIATAIGRDHTTVGRELRRNSKPTKVWPGGYAPGRAHRLAIRRRRWDCRFKLARQPDLRDIVKNGLAMGCSPEQIAGRLALEHGRTMVSHESIYRYVYHRSAQKDYWHRLLPRCKARRGRYGRQGGSPASFIKQRRPIGERPLEARDRAQPGHWEADYMLFARYGHNVLVLHERHTRYTILDKPPHRRAELTARRITRRLRHIPQDLRRTISFDNGTEFAEHHRLHDSLGIQTFFCDVRAPWQKGGVENTIGRLRRSLPRKTDLDTVSHRQLRACADRLNNIPRKCLGFLTPAEAFSKISTGALQP, from the coding sequence ATGGGACGACATTACAGGCAGCTCAGCCTCGACGAGCGGATCGAGATATGCCGCCTTCATGAAGGCGGTATATCTTGCCGACAGATTGCCACCGCGATCGGGCGTGATCACACGACGGTCGGTCGGGAACTCAGGCGCAATAGCAAGCCGACCAAGGTCTGGCCCGGCGGCTATGCGCCCGGGCGTGCCCATAGGCTCGCGATCAGACGACGACGATGGGACTGCCGTTTCAAGCTGGCGCGCCAGCCGGACCTGCGAGATATCGTGAAGAACGGCCTTGCGATGGGATGCTCTCCCGAACAGATCGCCGGCCGACTGGCGCTTGAGCACGGTCGCACCATGGTCAGCCACGAGTCAATCTATCGATACGTCTATCATCGCTCGGCCCAGAAGGACTACTGGCACCGCCTTCTGCCCCGCTGCAAGGCAAGGCGCGGCCGCTATGGCCGCCAGGGCGGAAGCCCGGCCAGCTTCATCAAACAGCGCAGGCCGATCGGCGAACGCCCCCTCGAAGCCCGGGATCGCGCACAGCCGGGCCATTGGGAAGCCGACTATATGCTGTTCGCCCGATATGGGCACAATGTCCTCGTCCTGCACGAGCGCCACACACGCTACACCATCCTCGACAAGCCACCCCACCGCAGAGCCGAGCTGACCGCACGCCGGATCACCCGCAGACTGCGCCATATCCCCCAGGATCTGCGCAGGACCATCAGCTTCGACAACGGCACCGAGTTCGCCGAACATCACCGCCTTCACGACAGCCTCGGCATCCAGACCTTCTTCTGCGATGTCCGAGCCCCATGGCAAAAGGGCGGTGTCGAAAACACCATCGGCCGACTGCGCCGAAGCCTGCCTCGCAAAACCGACCTCGACACCGTCAGCCACAGACAACTCCGTGCCTGTGCCGACCGGCTCAACAACATCCCCAGAAAATGCCTTGGCTTCCTCACACCCGCCGAGGCATTCTCCAAAATCTCAACCGGTGCACTTCAACCGTGA
- a CDS encoding M28 family metallopeptidase produces MRILLPALLLLASGAAAAQTAPALSVDTLKDVTRTLASDDYEGRAPTTPAETKTLAYIVARMAQAGLKPGNKGSWYQDVPLVELTATDVSPLTITGGKTPLAFEYRKDLVIGTYQVVPRTVIQDSEMVFVGYGIHAPERGWNDYAGVDVKGKTVVILINDPDWQTMTLDGPFGGRAMTYYGRWPYKFEEAARQGAAAAIIIHDTEPAAYGWGVVQSSWTGPVLQQDTPGDHMDQSKAVGWLQQSAAQALFARAGKDYAALVEAAKHKGFKAVPLGVKASARWTNTIRRQASKNVVGILPGTERPDEIVLYSAHWDHLGRCDAVNGDDICNGALDNASGVAGLIALAEAQAKAGPAKRSIVFLGLTAEESGLLGSKYYAENPVYPLGKTVGGVNMDGLNVLGPARDLVVVGAGKSELEVLVKPLVEAQGRVIAAEPSPEKGSYYRSDHFSFAKLGVPMFYGKAGQDLVAGGTAAGKKAADDYIAHRYHKPQDEFDERWDWSGAVQDLTVYYQLGRTLADGAGWPNWYPDAEFRAVRDKSRAAQ; encoded by the coding sequence TTGCGCATCCTGCTTCCCGCCCTGCTGCTGCTCGCGAGTGGCGCCGCCGCTGCGCAGACTGCCCCCGCGCTCTCGGTCGACACGCTAAAGGACGTCACCCGCACACTGGCGTCCGACGACTATGAAGGCCGCGCCCCCACTACCCCCGCCGAGACCAAGACGCTCGCCTACATCGTCGCGCGCATGGCGCAGGCGGGGCTGAAACCGGGCAACAAAGGGAGCTGGTACCAGGACGTACCGCTGGTCGAACTGACCGCCACCGACGTGTCGCCGCTGACGATCACGGGGGGCAAGACGCCGCTGGCGTTCGAATACCGCAAGGATCTGGTCATCGGCACCTATCAGGTCGTGCCGCGCACCGTGATCCAGGACAGCGAGATGGTATTCGTCGGCTATGGCATCCATGCACCCGAACGCGGCTGGAACGACTATGCCGGGGTCGATGTGAAGGGGAAGACCGTCGTCATCCTGATCAACGACCCCGATTGGCAGACCATGACGCTGGACGGCCCCTTCGGCGGCCGCGCAATGACCTATTACGGGCGCTGGCCGTATAAGTTCGAGGAAGCGGCGCGACAGGGTGCGGCGGCGGCGATCATCATCCATGACACCGAACCCGCCGCCTATGGCTGGGGCGTCGTCCAGTCGAGCTGGACCGGGCCCGTGCTGCAACAGGACACGCCGGGCGATCATATGGACCAGTCCAAGGCAGTCGGCTGGCTCCAGCAGTCCGCGGCGCAGGCGTTGTTCGCCCGCGCGGGCAAGGACTATGCGGCGCTGGTCGAGGCCGCAAAGCACAAGGGCTTCAAGGCCGTACCGCTGGGCGTCAAGGCGTCGGCACGCTGGACCAACACGATCCGCCGCCAGGCATCGAAGAACGTCGTCGGCATCCTCCCCGGCACCGAACGCCCGGACGAGATCGTCCTTTATTCGGCGCATTGGGACCATCTCGGCCGGTGCGACGCCGTGAACGGCGACGATATCTGCAACGGCGCGCTGGACAATGCCTCGGGCGTTGCCGGGCTCATCGCGCTGGCCGAGGCGCAGGCCAAGGCGGGACCGGCGAAGCGCAGCATCGTCTTCCTCGGGCTCACTGCAGAGGAATCGGGGCTGCTCGGCTCCAAATATTATGCCGAGAACCCGGTCTATCCGCTCGGCAAGACCGTGGGCGGCGTGAATATGGACGGGCTCAACGTCCTCGGCCCCGCGCGTGACCTCGTCGTGGTCGGCGCGGGCAAGTCCGAGCTGGAGGTATTGGTCAAGCCCCTGGTCGAGGCCCAGGGCCGCGTGATCGCCGCCGAGCCCAGCCCCGAAAAGGGCAGCTATTACCGCTCGGACCATTTCAGCTTCGCCAAGCTCGGCGTGCCGATGTTCTATGGCAAGGCCGGGCAGGACCTGGTCGCCGGCGGCACCGCGGCAGGGAAAAAGGCCGCGGACGACTATATCGCCCATCGCTATCACAAGCCGCAGGACGAATTTGACGAACGCTGGGACTGGTCGGGCGCGGTGCAGGACCTGACGGTCTATTATCAACTCGGCCGCACGCTGGCCGACGGCGCGGGCTGGCCCAATTGGTATCCCGACGCCGAATTCCGCGCCGTGCGAGACAAGAGCCGCGCGGCGCAGTAA
- a CDS encoding alpha/beta hydrolase family protein encodes MKGIIAALLASVCVAGVAQAQSVEAKRFGAREIVREVSISPDGQRIAMIVTSGTRGTGLVVATTAGDMKPLMNYPGSDARLASCAWSTNSRLVCTVFGIAERNAHLVGISRMIALNADGSGSKELSAAQASSQLYERYYGGGVLDWLPDDSGSAVLMLREFVPEYGTGTLVAQTRKGLGVERVDTITLKRTTVEAPRATGADFITDGHGLTRVMATQPRLGSGYSSSDLVYKYRRKDSKEWEPLSTVTYTGYLSSGFIPYAVDRDLDVVYGFDNADGRTALFKIALDGSLKRELVLANPEVDVDALIRIGRQQRVVGASFSTERRQVSYFDPQIRALAASLGKALPGLPIVGVGDASLDEKKLVIFAGSDVDPGHYYLLDRTTKKMAEISPVRPDLAGVPLATVKAIRYKAADGTEVPAYLTLPPGSDGKNIPAIVMPHGGPSARDEWGFDWLSQFFASRGYAVLQPNYRGSSGYGEGWFKQNGFRSWKLAMGDVNDAGRWMVAQGITSADKLAIVGWSYGGYAALQSSVLDPTVFKAIAAVAPVTDLGQLRDELKRSSSDQQVQDIIGDPKLWEEASPAQHADRIAAPVLLFHGDRDLNVAIGQSRTMASKLRGAGRSVEFTEYKGLDHQLDDSAVRTAMLDRIDQFLRTTMKLPAKP; translated from the coding sequence ATGAAGGGCATTATTGCAGCGTTGCTGGCGTCGGTGTGCGTCGCTGGGGTCGCACAGGCGCAGAGCGTCGAGGCGAAACGATTTGGCGCGCGCGAGATCGTGCGCGAAGTCAGCATCTCACCCGATGGCCAGCGGATCGCGATGATCGTCACCAGCGGGACGCGGGGCACGGGACTGGTTGTGGCGACCACCGCCGGCGACATGAAGCCGCTGATGAATTACCCAGGCAGCGACGCGCGGCTGGCAAGCTGTGCTTGGTCGACGAATTCGCGCCTCGTGTGCACGGTGTTCGGAATCGCTGAGCGGAACGCGCATCTCGTCGGAATTTCGCGGATGATCGCGCTCAACGCCGATGGTTCGGGCAGCAAGGAGCTGAGCGCGGCCCAGGCTTCGAGCCAGCTCTATGAGCGCTATTATGGCGGCGGCGTCCTGGACTGGCTGCCCGACGATAGCGGCAGCGCGGTGCTGATGCTGCGCGAGTTCGTGCCCGAATATGGCACCGGCACGCTGGTCGCCCAAACGCGCAAGGGGCTTGGCGTCGAGCGCGTCGACACGATCACGTTGAAGCGCACCACAGTGGAGGCACCCCGCGCGACGGGCGCCGATTTCATCACGGATGGCCATGGGCTGACTCGCGTGATGGCGACGCAGCCGCGGCTGGGCTCCGGCTATTCCAGCAGTGATCTCGTCTACAAATACCGCCGTAAAGACAGCAAGGAATGGGAGCCGCTCAGCACGGTCACGTACACCGGCTATCTGTCGAGCGGGTTCATTCCCTATGCCGTCGATCGCGATCTGGATGTCGTTTACGGGTTCGACAATGCCGATGGCCGCACGGCGCTGTTCAAGATCGCGCTGGACGGCAGCCTGAAGCGCGAGCTGGTGCTGGCGAATCCAGAGGTGGATGTCGATGCTCTCATCCGGATCGGTCGCCAGCAGCGCGTGGTGGGCGCCAGCTTCTCGACCGAGCGGCGGCAGGTCAGCTATTTCGATCCGCAGATCAGGGCGCTGGCGGCGTCGCTGGGCAAGGCGCTGCCCGGACTGCCGATCGTCGGTGTCGGCGATGCCAGCCTCGACGAAAAGAAGCTGGTGATCTTTGCCGGAAGCGACGTCGATCCCGGCCATTATTATCTGCTCGACCGCACCACGAAGAAGATGGCCGAAATCTCCCCGGTCCGGCCGGACCTTGCCGGGGTGCCGCTCGCGACCGTCAAGGCCATCCGCTACAAGGCGGCGGACGGCACGGAGGTCCCGGCCTATCTGACGCTGCCGCCGGGCAGCGACGGCAAGAATATTCCCGCGATCGTGATGCCGCATGGCGGCCCCAGTGCGCGGGACGAATGGGGTTTCGACTGGCTGTCGCAATTCTTCGCGAGCCGCGGCTATGCGGTGCTCCAGCCCAATTATCGCGGGTCGAGCGGCTATGGCGAGGGCTGGTTCAAGCAGAACGGCTTTCGCTCGTGGAAGCTGGCGATGGGCGACGTCAACGATGCCGGACGCTGGATGGTGGCGCAGGGGATTACCTCTGCCGACAAGCTGGCGATCGTCGGCTGGTCCTATGGCGGCTATGCGGCGCTGCAATCGAGCGTACTCGATCCCACGGTGTTCAAGGCGATCGCCGCGGTCGCGCCGGTCACCGACCTGGGCCAGTTGCGCGACGAGCTGAAGCGGTCCTCCAGCGACCAGCAGGTGCAGGACATTATCGGCGACCCGAAACTGTGGGAGGAGGCGTCCCCGGCGCAACATGCCGATCGGATCGCCGCGCCCGTGCTGCTGTTCCACGGCGACCGCGACCTGAACGTGGCGATCGGTCAGTCGCGCACCATGGCGTCCAAGCTGCGCGGCGCGGGGCGCAGCGTCGAGTTCACCGAGTATAAGGGGCTCGACCACCAGCTGGACGACAGCGCAGTCCGCACCGCGATGCTCGACCGGATCGACCAGTTCCTGCGCACCACGATGAAGCTGCCGGCCAAGCCCTGA